The following coding sequences are from one Megamonas funiformis window:
- a CDS encoding FtsB family cell division protein translates to MFRKIMERFIIFAFVIMIGYLGFIIIKQEVYLSQVEEQTIIAEERLNKAKQINEELSREKDNLNKFEYVEKVAREELGMTKPGEVPYISEEKE, encoded by the coding sequence ATGTTCAGAAAAATAATGGAGCGGTTTATAATATTCGCTTTTGTGATAATGATTGGTTATCTGGGATTTATAATTATTAAACAAGAAGTATATTTAAGCCAAGTAGAAGAACAGACTATTATAGCCGAAGAGCGATTAAATAAAGCAAAGCAAATAAATGAAGAATTAAGTAGAGAAAAAGATAATTTAAATAAGTTCGAATATGTGGAAAAAGTAGCTCGTGAAGAGCTAGGTATGACAAAACCAGGCGAAGTGCCATATATTTCTGAAGAAAAAGAATAA